In one Pseudoliparis swirei isolate HS2019 ecotype Mariana Trench chromosome 23, NWPU_hadal_v1, whole genome shotgun sequence genomic region, the following are encoded:
- the sstr3 gene encoding somatostatin receptor type 5 has product MTDDAWDGGSSAGPFPFAFNDSDADANATLFNATLFNATADPSGASVGGPSVAGVLIPLIYIVVCAVGLGGNTLVIHIVLRYSKMESVTNIYILNLAVADELFMLGLPFLAVQNTLQTWPFGSFMCRLVMTVDSINQFTSIFCLTVMSVDRYLAVVHPIRSSRWRRPWAAKLVNGTVWALSFLVVLPVVIFANIQKAGGTCNITWPQPANVWRAAFIIYTSTVGFFCPLLIICLCYLLIVFKIRSSAKKVHAASTKRRKSERKVTRMVVIVVAVFVFCWLPFYALNIINLLVALPSEYQGLYYFVVVLGYANSCANPIVYCFLSDNFKRGFRKALCRSTRKVENHEPMERQRQQVQQKEEGDGGGGGGGGGGRSALLPRESLRRVIGHQEEDEEEEDEEEEEEGVSEMTEIYRIAQNGNGGFRPPGTPEPSVPDGKDKDEEPSGKAGNAPNAADATGSAPPTLLNTAKNGSVKSLPEEPADRSPSLEISYL; this is encoded by the coding sequence ATGACGGACGATGCTTGGGACGGCGGGAGCTCCGCCGGCCCGTTCCCCTTCGCCTTCAACGACAGCGACGCCGACGCCAACGCCACGCTCTTCAACGCCACGCTCTTCAACGCCACGGCGGACCCGTCGGGCGCCTCCGTGGGGGGCCCCAGCGTGGCGGGCGTCCTCATCCCGCTCATCTACATCGTCGTCTGCGCCGTCGGCCTCGGCGGCAACACGCTGGTCATCCACATCGTGCTGCGCTACTCCAAGATGGAGTCGGTGACCAACATCTACATCCTGAACCTGGCGGTGGCCGACGAGCTCTTCATGCTCGGCCTGCCCTTCCTGGCGGTGCAGAACACGCTCCAGACGTGGCCGTTCGGCTCCTTCATGTGCCGCCTGGTGATGACGGTGGACTCCATCAACCAGTTCACCAGCATCTTCTGCCTGACCGTGATGAGCGTGGACCGCTACCTCGCCGTGGTGCACCCCATCCGCTCGTCCAGGTGGCGGCGGCCCTGGGCGGCCAAGCTGGTGAACGGCACGGTGTGGGCGCTGTCCTTCCTGGTGGTGCTGCCCGTGGTCATCTTCGCCAACATCCAGAAGGCCGGCGGCACGTGCAACATCACCTGGCCGCAGCCGGCGAACGTGTGGCGGGCGGCGTTCATCATCTACACCTCCACGGTGGGGTTCTTCTGCCCGCTGCTCATCATCTGCCTCTGCTACCTGCTCATCGTCTTCAAGATCCGCAGCTCGGCGAAGAAAGTCCACGCCGCCTCCACCAAGCGGCGGAAGTCGGAGCGGAAGGTGACGCGCATGGTGGTGATCGTGGTGGCCGTGTTCGTCTTCTGCTGGCTGCCCTTCTACGCCCTGAACATCATCAACCTGCTGGTGGCGCTGCCCTCCGAGTACCAGGGCCTCTACTACTTCGTGGTGGTGCTCGGCTACGCCAACAGCTGCGCCAACCCCATCGTCTACTGCTTCCTGTCGGACAACTTCAAGCGGGGCTTCCGGAAGGCCCTGTGCCGCTCCACCCGGAAGGTGGAGAACCACGAGCCCATGGAGCGCCAGCGGCAGCAGGtgcagcagaaggaggagggggacgggGGCGGCGGGGGCGGGGGCGGCGGGGGCAGGTCGGCGCTGCTGCCCAGGGAGAGCCTGAGGCGGGTAATCGGGCACcaagaggaggacgaagaggaggaggatgaagaggaggaggaggaaggtgtctCGGAGATGACCGAGATCTACCGGATCGCCCAAAACGGCAACGGCGGCTTCCGGCCGCCGGGAACGCCGGAGCCATCGGTTCCGGACGGGAAGGACAAGGATGAGGAGCCGAGTGGGAAGGCCGGCAACGCCCCCAACGCCGCCGACGCCACCGGGTCCGCGCCGCCAACGCTTCTCAACACCGCCAAAAACGGGAGCGTTAAATCTCTGCCGGAGGAACCGGCCGACCGGAGCCCCTCGCTGGAGATCAGTTACCTGTAG